Proteins co-encoded in one Cytophaga hutchinsonii ATCC 33406 genomic window:
- a CDS encoding DUF6428 family protein, with protein MKLSEIKKHLKNMTSVSFELEDGMRVPEHFHITEVGVSTKDFIDCGGTVRHEKAVNFQLWQATDFEHRLLPDKLLDIITLSEKVLGIEDLDVEVEYQLNTIGKYGIAVNGNKFILTSKHTACLAGNVCGIPEDKQNIPSAAVNTVSKGSCTPGGGCC; from the coding sequence ATGAAATTATCTGAAATTAAAAAACATTTGAAAAACATGACATCCGTTTCTTTTGAATTAGAAGATGGTATGCGTGTGCCGGAACATTTTCACATTACTGAAGTGGGTGTTAGTACGAAAGATTTTATTGATTGCGGCGGAACAGTACGGCATGAAAAGGCTGTGAACTTTCAGCTGTGGCAGGCAACTGACTTTGAGCACCGCCTGCTTCCGGATAAACTGCTGGACATTATAACACTTTCCGAAAAGGTATTGGGAATAGAAGATTTAGATGTTGAGGTGGAGTATCAATTGAATACCATTGGTAAATATGGTATAGCGGTTAATGGGAACAAATTTATTCTTACCTCTAAGCATACTGCTTGCCTGGCAGGGAACGTATGCGGTATTCCTGAAGATAAGCAGAATATACCATCAGCAGCAGTAAATACGGTTTCAAAAGGCTCATGCACGCCCGGCGGCGGTTGCTGTTAA
- a CDS encoding ArsR/SmtB family transcription factor: protein MGASKTENFTARQNMLANMAKALGHPARIAIIEYLLKVNTCICGDIVNELPLAQATVSQHLKELKNAGIIKGSIEGTAICYCVDEKALKVLQTFFINISIKLQKKNNSCC, encoded by the coding sequence GTGGGAGCATCTAAAACTGAAAATTTTACTGCCAGGCAGAATATGCTTGCTAATATGGCTAAAGCACTCGGGCATCCGGCGCGCATAGCTATTATTGAATATCTGTTAAAAGTGAATACCTGTATCTGCGGTGATATTGTAAATGAGCTTCCGCTGGCGCAGGCTACTGTTTCGCAGCATCTGAAAGAATTAAAAAATGCAGGGATAATAAAAGGTTCTATTGAAGGAACCGCTATCTGTTATTGCGTTGATGAAAAAGCGCTTAAGGTGTTACAGACCTTTTTTATAAATATATCCATTAAGCTGCAAAAGAAAAATAATTCCTGTTGCTAA
- a CDS encoding protein-tyrosine-phosphatase — protein MYPSVKSFCESIIKDFVYIPDERKVILTKISSYVKNQLTDKKSVRLIYICTHNSRRSHLGQVWAAVAARYYNVKNVHIFSGGTEVTAFNSNAINALKRLGFQIEKLSSGNNPLYQVSYSGEEYVNCFSKVYADAGNPAENFGAIMTCTDADEKCPVVTGADIRISTPYQDPKIMDGTAIQDIEYDNRCRQIALECLFVFSQVT, from the coding sequence ATGTATCCATCGGTTAAATCATTTTGTGAATCAATAATAAAAGACTTTGTTTATATTCCTGATGAACGCAAAGTCATATTAACAAAAATATCTTCGTATGTAAAAAATCAACTAACGGATAAAAAATCTGTACGGTTAATCTATATATGCACACATAATTCAAGGCGAAGTCATTTAGGACAGGTTTGGGCCGCAGTTGCGGCCAGATATTATAACGTGAAAAATGTGCATATTTTTTCCGGTGGTACTGAGGTAACCGCCTTCAATTCTAATGCAATTAATGCGTTAAAGCGTTTGGGATTTCAGATTGAAAAATTATCTTCCGGAAACAATCCACTGTATCAGGTGTCGTATTCCGGGGAAGAATATGTAAACTGCTTTTCAAAAGTATATGCTGATGCAGGCAATCCTGCTGAAAATTTTGGTGCTATTATGACCTGTACGGACGCCGATGAGAAATGTCCGGTTGTAACCGGTGCAGATATAAGAATTTCAACTCCATACCAAGATCCAAAAATAATGGATGGGACCGCAATACAGGATATAGAATACGATAATCGGTGCAGGCAAATTGCATTGGAATGTCTGTTTGTATTTTCACAGGTAACGTGA
- a CDS encoding efflux RND transporter permease subunit, whose translation MFSIFINRPVLSIVISLIIVFLGVLSLVQLPVTQYPDIAPPVVAVTTKYTGASAEVCAKAVVTPLERAINGVAGMSYMTSVSGNDGTSIIQVYFQAGVDPDLASVNVQNRVTAVLEEMPEEVIKSGIIIEKEVNSMLMYLNILSSDSTIDEKFLYNFADINILAELKRINGVGFADIMGQREYSMRIWLRPDRMTVYDVSAADVIHSLREQNVEAAPGKIGESSGRKSQSLQYVIRYTGKFTKKEQYENIAIKASANGQILRLKDIAEIEFGSLDYDVLSKENGRPSAAIILKQRPGSNASEVIENIKSKMAELKATSFPPGMEYTISYDVSRFLDASIHEVIKTLIEAFILVAIVVFIFLQDFRSTIIPIIAVPVSLIGTFFFMDMLGFSINLLTLFALVLAIGIVVDDAIVVVEAVHVKMEKFHMNAREATHASMKEISGAIIAITLVMSAVFIPVAFMTGPVGVFYRQFSITMAIAIVISGVNALTLTPALSALLLKSHHGQKKKNNILTKSFYIFNKGFYNVTFKYQHLLTLVVNRKIVTFGLLLFFLIGIKGLSVVLPTGFIPTEDQGTIYASVTTPSGATLERTESVVDAIDRITRGLDGVESVSTMAGFNVMTDGSGATFGMAMVNLKPWEERKSSVDEIIDSLTIKTKYLKDASIQFFPPPAVPGYGNASGFEFRIQDRSGTGDLQKLQQVTDKFITELNKCKQIDEAFTSFDASFPQYLVKIDYDKAAQKDVTVNNAMDNLQSLIGSYYATNFIRFGQMYKVMVQALPKYRAQPQDILKLYVKNNKGEMVPYSAFITVERIYGPEQLTRHNMFTAAMINGEPAPGYSSGEAIVAINETAEKFLPKGYTFEWSGMTRDEILSGNQVTVIFIVCLIFVYLILAAQYESFILPFAVILSLPTGIFGAYLLLYLLGLQNNIYAQVALVMLIGLLGKNAILIIEFALLKQKEGKTPYEAAIEGAAARFRPILMTSFAFVAGLIPLMIASGAGAIGNRTIGTAGAGGMFIGTILGLVIIPGLYVVFATLDQRFSTKKDQQLNLNV comes from the coding sequence ATGTTTAGTATATTTATTAACAGACCCGTTTTATCGATTGTAATATCGCTCATTATCGTTTTTTTAGGCGTGTTGTCGCTGGTACAATTGCCCGTTACCCAATATCCGGATATTGCACCGCCGGTAGTAGCTGTAACCACAAAGTATACAGGCGCAAGTGCTGAAGTATGCGCCAAAGCTGTTGTAACACCGCTGGAACGTGCCATCAACGGGGTGGCCGGCATGTCGTATATGACATCCGTTTCCGGTAACGACGGTACCAGTATTATACAGGTTTATTTTCAGGCCGGTGTTGATCCCGATCTGGCTTCGGTGAACGTGCAGAACCGTGTGACTGCCGTGCTCGAAGAAATGCCGGAAGAGGTTATCAAATCCGGTATCATCATTGAAAAGGAAGTCAACAGTATGCTGATGTACTTAAATATTTTAAGCTCAGATTCTACCATCGATGAAAAATTCCTCTATAATTTTGCCGATATAAATATTCTTGCGGAATTAAAACGGATCAATGGTGTGGGCTTTGCAGACATCATGGGGCAGCGGGAATATTCCATGCGTATCTGGCTGCGTCCGGATCGTATGACCGTGTATGATGTTTCAGCTGCTGATGTAATCCATTCACTGCGTGAACAGAACGTTGAAGCAGCACCGGGTAAAATAGGCGAAAGCTCCGGCCGCAAATCCCAATCACTGCAGTATGTAATACGGTATACCGGTAAGTTTACAAAAAAAGAACAGTATGAAAATATTGCGATCAAAGCCAGTGCCAACGGGCAGATTCTGCGTCTGAAAGATATTGCCGAGATTGAATTCGGCTCGCTGGATTACGACGTATTATCAAAAGAAAACGGCCGGCCTTCTGCCGCTATTATATTGAAACAGCGGCCGGGTTCCAATGCCAGTGAAGTGATTGAAAACATAAAATCCAAGATGGCAGAACTGAAAGCCACAAGCTTTCCGCCGGGCATGGAATATACCATCAGTTACGATGTATCGCGCTTTCTGGATGCTTCTATTCATGAGGTAATCAAGACGCTGATCGAAGCCTTTATTTTAGTTGCCATTGTAGTATTTATTTTCTTACAGGATTTTCGCTCTACCATTATTCCGATTATTGCCGTACCTGTTTCGCTGATCGGTACGTTCTTCTTTATGGATATGCTTGGTTTCTCCATCAACCTGCTTACCTTATTTGCCCTGGTATTGGCAATTGGTATTGTGGTAGATGACGCCATTGTGGTAGTTGAAGCTGTGCACGTAAAAATGGAAAAGTTTCATATGAATGCGCGTGAAGCTACACATGCATCTATGAAAGAGATCAGCGGTGCCATTATCGCAATCACCCTGGTTATGTCCGCCGTGTTTATCCCCGTAGCTTTTATGACTGGTCCCGTGGGTGTATTCTATCGCCAGTTCTCCATAACTATGGCCATTGCTATTGTAATCTCCGGGGTGAACGCGTTAACATTAACGCCGGCCTTGAGTGCCTTGTTATTAAAGTCTCACCACGGACAGAAAAAGAAAAACAATATTCTAACCAAGTCCTTTTACATTTTCAACAAAGGTTTTTATAACGTAACCTTCAAATACCAGCATTTACTTACACTGGTGGTAAACAGAAAGATTGTGACTTTCGGTCTGCTGTTATTTTTCCTTATTGGTATTAAAGGATTAAGTGTTGTATTGCCAACCGGCTTTATTCCTACGGAAGATCAGGGTACCATCTATGCAAGTGTAACGACACCATCCGGCGCTACGCTGGAGCGTACCGAATCGGTAGTGGATGCCATTGACCGCATTACCAGAGGCCTTGATGGAGTAGAATCTGTTTCGACTATGGCAGGATTTAACGTGATGACAGATGGTTCGGGTGCTACCTTCGGTATGGCCATGGTAAACCTGAAACCCTGGGAAGAACGTAAATCATCGGTTGATGAAATCATCGATTCGTTAACCATAAAAACAAAATACCTGAAGGATGCGTCGATCCAATTCTTTCCGCCGCCCGCTGTACCGGGTTATGGGAATGCCAGCGGTTTTGAATTCCGGATCCAGGACCGTTCCGGTACGGGGGATCTGCAGAAGTTGCAGCAGGTAACAGATAAATTTATTACAGAACTGAATAAGTGTAAACAGATTGATGAAGCGTTTACCAGTTTTGATGCAAGCTTCCCGCAATACCTGGTTAAAATTGATTATGATAAAGCGGCGCAGAAAGATGTAACGGTAAACAATGCCATGGATAACCTTCAATCGCTGATCGGAAGTTATTACGCAACAAACTTTATCCGTTTCGGACAGATGTATAAAGTAATGGTGCAGGCGCTTCCGAAGTACAGAGCGCAGCCGCAGGATATTTTGAAACTGTATGTGAAAAATAATAAAGGAGAAATGGTTCCGTATTCTGCATTCATTACCGTTGAACGTATTTATGGTCCGGAACAGTTAACGCGTCATAATATGTTTACTGCAGCTATGATAAACGGCGAGCCTGCTCCCGGCTACAGCAGCGGTGAAGCCATTGTTGCGATTAATGAAACAGCAGAAAAATTCCTGCCCAAAGGATATACCTTTGAATGGTCGGGCATGACGCGCGATGAGATTCTTTCCGGCAATCAGGTAACCGTTATCTTTATCGTCTGCCTGATTTTTGTGTATCTGATTCTTGCCGCACAATACGAAAGTTTTATTCTTCCCTTTGCCGTTATTCTGTCTTTGCCAACAGGTATTTTCGGCGCCTATTTATTGTTGTACCTGTTAGGCCTGCAGAATAATATTTATGCCCAGGTAGCACTGGTAATGCTTATTGGTTTGCTGGGTAAAAATGCCATTCTGATTATTGAGTTTGCCTTATTAAAACAGAAGGAAGGAAAAACACCCTACGAAGCCGCGATTGAAGGTGCAGCTGCCCGTTTCAGGCCAATCTTAATGACATCGTTTGCATTTGTTGCCGGTTTGATCCCGCTGATGATTGCAAGCGGCGCAGGGGCAATCGGTAACCGTACCATCGGTACAGCCGGTGCCGGCGGGATGTTCATTGGCACCATCCTGGGCCTGGTTATTATTCCGGGACTTTATGTAGTTTTTGCAACACTGGATCAGCGTTTTTCTACCAAAAAAGATCAGCAACTTAATTTAAATGTTTAA
- a CDS encoding RNA polymerase sigma factor — protein MKTDAELIAGLKSNDRRLYAEFVGAFASRVYNVAFNILHRKEDAEEVAQDVFIKVFQSIDSFDGSCTLKTWMYRITVNKSLDALRAKKRKTPWSVFVHLFTGEGEGNKAIVAVEPVHPGIQLEQKEEAEILLSVIEKLPERQKAVFVLYQFEDMSYKEIASTLEISVSAVDSLMSRAKKQLREQLNSLMYGSIR, from the coding sequence TTGAAAACAGATGCAGAACTTATTGCCGGATTAAAAAGCAACGATCGGAGATTGTATGCTGAATTCGTTGGTGCATTCGCATCGCGTGTATACAATGTAGCTTTTAATATTCTGCACCGGAAAGAAGATGCGGAAGAAGTAGCACAGGATGTATTCATTAAAGTATTTCAATCCATTGATTCTTTTGATGGCTCCTGTACATTAAAAACGTGGATGTACCGTATTACAGTAAACAAATCGCTTGATGCGCTTCGTGCAAAAAAACGAAAAACACCCTGGTCCGTTTTCGTGCATTTATTTACCGGAGAAGGAGAGGGAAACAAGGCTATTGTTGCTGTTGAGCCTGTACATCCCGGTATTCAATTAGAACAGAAAGAAGAAGCCGAAATTCTTTTATCTGTGATTGAAAAATTACCTGAACGGCAAAAAGCAGTTTTTGTACTCTATCAATTTGAAGACATGAGTTACAAAGAAATTGCTTCCACATTGGAGATAAGCGTTTCGGCCGTAGATTCTTTAATGAGCAGAGCAAAAAAACAATTACGTGAACAATTAAATTCCCTGATGTATGGATCCATTAGATGA
- a CDS encoding TolC family protein yields MKRLNLFIYLVLAGLLYTNCVSTKQTPQAAMAPLPSTFAVIPDSLKMASAGDSTAAKQKEDSSTVAAINWREYFKDSTLIGLIDTALKNNLDIQVAYQRILVARANVKRTKGASAPFISGAVSAGQQNYGDYTQEGVGNYDTNFSPNVTDEQHMSPDLRDLYLRLETSWEVDAWGKLKNKRRAAKAKYLASVEGKNWVVTNMIAEIATTFYELLALDYELSIINETIILQTNQLSIVETQKEAGRANELAVKQFEAQVLHSKGLQIEISQRIVEAENRINYLLGRFPQPIERDVNHFILTSPQQISVGIPSNLLSNRPDIKQAEYELKASKANVKAAKAAFYPSLTITGALGFRSFNPNYFITPQALVNNIFGGLVAPLVNQSAIKASFRTAKAEQVEAMYNYQKAILNGYIEVYNQMVYINNLNRIYDLKDQEVAVLTTSIETASELFLTGRATYLEIIITRSAALQSRLELINIKKRQFNSVVNIYKALGGGWK; encoded by the coding sequence ATGAAACGTTTAAACCTATTCATATATCTTGTTTTAGCAGGCTTGCTGTACACAAACTGTGTCAGTACAAAACAAACCCCACAGGCAGCAATGGCACCGCTTCCTTCAACATTTGCCGTTATCCCGGATTCGCTGAAGATGGCATCGGCAGGAGATTCAACAGCTGCAAAACAGAAAGAGGACTCGTCTACGGTAGCAGCTATAAACTGGAGAGAATACTTTAAAGATTCCACCCTGATAGGATTAATCGATACGGCACTGAAGAATAACCTGGATATTCAGGTGGCGTATCAGCGCATCCTGGTTGCGCGTGCCAACGTGAAGCGTACAAAAGGTGCTTCTGCTCCCTTTATATCCGGGGCTGTTTCGGCCGGACAACAGAACTATGGGGATTATACGCAGGAAGGTGTCGGTAATTACGATACCAACTTTTCACCGAATGTTACCGATGAGCAGCACATGTCGCCGGATTTAAGAGACCTGTATCTACGGTTGGAAACATCCTGGGAAGTGGATGCATGGGGTAAACTCAAAAACAAGCGCCGGGCAGCGAAAGCCAAATACCTCGCTTCGGTAGAAGGCAAGAACTGGGTGGTTACCAATATGATCGCAGAAATCGCAACAACGTTTTACGAATTGCTTGCGCTGGATTATGAACTATCCATCATTAACGAAACCATTATTTTACAGACAAATCAGTTATCAATTGTTGAAACACAGAAAGAAGCAGGCAGAGCCAATGAATTAGCTGTTAAGCAATTTGAGGCTCAGGTACTGCATTCAAAAGGGTTACAGATTGAAATCAGTCAGCGGATCGTTGAAGCGGAAAACAGGATCAATTATTTATTGGGAAGATTTCCGCAGCCGATAGAGCGGGATGTAAACCATTTCATCCTTACATCTCCGCAGCAGATAAGCGTTGGTATTCCTTCAAATTTATTAAGCAACAGGCCGGACATTAAACAGGCAGAGTATGAACTGAAAGCTTCAAAGGCAAATGTTAAAGCCGCTAAAGCTGCCTTCTATCCATCGTTGACAATTACCGGTGCATTAGGCTTCCGTTCGTTTAACCCAAATTATTTTATAACACCGCAGGCACTTGTAAATAATATTTTTGGCGGATTAGTTGCCCCCTTAGTAAATCAAAGTGCGATCAAGGCTTCATTCAGAACTGCAAAGGCGGAACAGGTAGAAGCAATGTACAACTACCAGAAAGCAATTCTGAACGGATATATCGAAGTGTATAATCAGATGGTATACATCAATAACCTGAACCGGATTTATGATTTAAAGGATCAGGAAGTTGCTGTATTGACAACATCCATAGAAACAGCTTCGGAATTGTTCCTTACCGGCCGTGCTACATATCTGGAAATTATTATTACACGTTCAGCAGCCTTGCAATCACGACTGGAGCTGATCAATATTAAGAAGAGACAGTTTAATTCTGTCGTGAATATATATAAAGCATTGGGTGGCGGCTGGAAATAA
- a CDS encoding Spy/CpxP family protein refolding chaperone: MNNLLNNKWAWAVVILVIINFASIGVMWATLCRSGHHMRPDHMQHMGYHSGGPMNKGEREDHGNRDFLAQALNLTPEQKVAFKKLKEEHFKAMESNRKEIGALRKEVIEHLGKPESEVEPTFQKIGALEIKNQEEAFKHFSEMYALCTDSQKVLLKEKLSNVMNHPRPGNGASKNNRMYGHKKGMHGKQFRQCKQHTCTPPDGEHEKANK; the protein is encoded by the coding sequence ATGAATAATTTATTAAACAACAAATGGGCATGGGCGGTAGTGATCCTGGTTATCATAAATTTCGCCTCAATAGGAGTTATGTGGGCAACGCTTTGCAGAAGCGGCCATCATATGAGACCAGATCACATGCAGCACATGGGGTATCATTCCGGAGGCCCTATGAATAAAGGTGAAAGAGAAGATCATGGAAACAGAGATTTTCTTGCACAGGCATTGAATTTAACACCGGAACAAAAAGTGGCCTTTAAAAAATTAAAGGAAGAACATTTTAAAGCCATGGAAAGTAACAGGAAAGAAATAGGCGCGCTTCGTAAAGAGGTTATCGAACACCTCGGAAAACCGGAATCAGAAGTTGAACCGACCTTTCAGAAAATAGGTGCATTGGAAATAAAAAATCAGGAAGAGGCATTTAAACATTTTAGTGAAATGTATGCATTGTGTACCGATTCTCAAAAAGTGCTTTTAAAAGAAAAACTTTCCAACGTAATGAATCATCCAAGGCCGGGGAACGGAGCATCTAAAAACAACAGGATGTATGGACATAAAAAAGGTATGCACGGAAAACAATTCAGGCAGTGTAAACAACATACATGCACACCACCTGATGGTGAGCATGAAAAAGCTAACAAGTAA